In the genome of Mytilus edulis chromosome 14, xbMytEdul2.2, whole genome shotgun sequence, the window GGAATGTGTAAAGTGTTCGTAACAATATATCACAAGACTTGGTAATATTATGAAAGCATTGTAAAGACTAAACCTAGCTTATACAAAGTCAAAGAGCATTAACAAGAAACCTTCAATGCAACAATACTAAAAGATAAGTATAAGAATCCGTGATATCTTAAGCTTACAACTTGATGAGTTCATTTTACTTGCACCTATCGAATTTGACATGCAATTAAAGTGTAATACGTGCTTGTTCTCCTCATATCCGCTAGGAAAACACGCTTCAACATCATTTTTAGATGATTAAAGTTAATAAGAATAGGGATCAATAAGTAGGTAAAGTCTTCAAAACTGCATATCAAGATCCATTCCTTCCATCTATTTCTGTAAAAAGTTAGTTAATTATAGAAACAAAAAAGGCTAATACATTAAAAACATGTACAAATCTAGATCGTCTAAAGAAAGATATTTGTGTACATACAtcttagtatttttcaatagactATTTGACTCTGAACAAATAACCAAACCATCATTTCTTATTCGAAATTGAAAGTTTACACGAATACGTTAGTAAGTACAGATCGGATTTCAAATACATCTACCTGAGAGAGTCGTGCATCGTGAAACCCTTGTTCCGTTGTTTCTTCCTCTGAAAACAAGATTTGtgaatattattcataatcatACGTTATTATTCCAGAATTTGCAATAATATCGTTCGTATAAGTAGGATTTAAATAAAgacacataaaataaataaaggaatgatttaaattatgtataataaTTCTAcctttttggttttaaaaatcGTTTATGGCGATGCAATTAAACCAAATACAGTACAACTTACGATTTCTTGTAAGAACAATTGACCTGGTAGACACTGTTGATAAAACATCAACGTCATATCTGTTTGGAGACTGATTCCTTACAGCAGTGGCTTCCAGATTGTCAGCAGATTGGTAAAGACGATTTTCAACGGATTCGCCtatttatattaaacatatttacCAAAGTAATGGATTATTTGACATTCATAAAACATTTACAGTTCACGATTTTATTTAACTGATATTAATACAATTAGCTTTAATGCGGTACAAGGTCTGATACAAAAGGTGCACTTACAATTGATAGAGAGATACTTTTATATCGATTATACCAAAAGCGATCCATTTGGACTCCTCTTGTTGAACAGTTTAGAAAGTTCATATTCCTGAGTATAATTTCCAATGACATAGTTATTTGGTTTCAAGATAACATGATAATATTTAATAAGGAATGAGGTGGTtttgggcatttttttttaatgttgatagaGAGATATTATTATAAAGACGAAACCAAATGCGACAAATATGAACaccaattgtaaaacaatttccACATTTTTAAACCAACCTTCTAATGAAAAAGTCATGTGGTTTCTAGCAATCACGATAACTATAGTATACCATTGGTCATCTCAACATGATTGTTTGTCTCGCTTGAGCTGGCGCgtcgaaagtgagaaaagcaatcgtgttgagatgaccaatgataatctgtgtGTGGCTATTTTACCTAAGATGACGTTGTTTATTtcattgtaaaagagggacgaaagataccaaagggacagtcaaactgtaATCGTCACATCCATCCTTAGCTTCTAGCGGTAAATTTCCATATCACTATAATTTGgggagaaaggaaattatcaatcagtaagatcaaaggaacaTCTCGTTAAATAGAGATAATATACTATCATCAAAAAGGTGATTTGAACACGTTCCATATTTCTGaatgtttgaattttattgaATTATATGTTGTTTCTTTTATAATTTAGAGTTAAGTGCTTTTGATGTGTTTACTCAAGAAAAATCCAGTGACTATGAAAAGAGCATTGGTTGAGATtgctaaaaaaaaactttgtaacaTAACATGAAACTTCAGTGTAGTCTAATACCATCAACCGCATTCGTATTTGTCTGATTTGATGCCTACATGTTTTTGTTATTCACATCATTGATATCCTGTCCGTATTTCCGTCACTATTTTGATAGACAAAATAATAACTTTTTCCTGTTTCCTTTACTTTCTTTCCTCCTATGGTGTTGAATTAGTTTCAGTTATGTTATTTGTGTTTCACATCATCAAAATTCGAAAACAAAATATCACATTTCCTCAAATGAATCAAATACATCTAAACATAAGCATAAACTGAACGTATTATCAGAAGCATTCATAAGTGATATTAGGTAAATTGCTGGAGAAAATAGATAAACTTACCTCGTGTATCAGACCTTAATTCGGAAtcactaaaaaagaaaaaaactgttcACATGTATAAATCCGTTTGAATGAAGAGTATGATATACAGAGGTTTTACGATACCATTATTTCGTCATCatattaaatgaattttttttttattaaacagtaCTGAATAAAGCTTTACTTTCGATTAAacgtaaaagaaaaacaaaattgttttcaatatacATGTGTACACATGATACATAAGAGTATAAAGTTTTTTCTTGACTTTATTTGTGCAAATTTACCTGATGTTTGTTGCCTGTTTTTCTCTTcctgtaaaatatgaaaaaacatCTTACTTTGAAAACcttattaaaagacaaacagtcaaaaaacagtaaacaaaacacgaCATTTGAAGCTACAGACTTAGCAAACCAAATCCAACCAATAACAGAGGGTGCTATATAGAAGAACAAACCCGGTTATAATTCTTATCCGGTATTTTACATTCGGGGAAAAGCGTACTtgtcaaaacaaaaatgacatataagtaaaaaaaaaaaaaaaaaaaattacaacagaAAAAGGAACTATTCCAAATATAAAAGTAACAACATATCAACAGAACATTTTCAACTACAAGGGTTTCTAAAGTTTTTTTACAAAGGGGAAATGTGGACAACGTTACTAAATTGATTATAAATGTCAGTTTTTTTAATCCTTTTATTTATGTCATacctttcattttatttttcaacctAACACATATCCTAAAGCCTATTATCAAAGCAGTCATTATTGCAAGAACACTTATCCATAAAGTCAACATGTTGTTGTCAAGTTCATTTTCTGTAACTGCTGGAAAAAATGCATACTTATTAAATTAACAAATCACAAAACAATTGtgaaaagaaaacatttattatacTGTTTCAAGTATGCATAATTATCCTATGAAAATCAGCTACCCCAAAAAATGTGATAGTAAACTACTTTTGTGACAATAAGTCAAAGGTGTTATTCGAAATCTTGTGTATGTGTTATTTTTCACattacattatcatgattatagtatTTCTTATCCAAGAagataacaattaataaaaaaaaaataataccccGATGCAACTTTCGAATGCTTTTCGTCCATTCTgatttactatatatatacacactaatatatatatatatataaacacaatttTGATTTCGACCCTTAGGGGACTCATTGCAATTTGCAGGACCTACCTATGTAGGAACGAGTTCAAACTGTTATATGTACCCAAATACGgcatatattttattgattttgcagTGTACACAAAGGACACTAAGGTGTTTGGAATATGATGTGTTGCGTGTCTTTTGTCACTTAGTACACAATAAATATCACAACACAAGCTGAAATAACTTACTTTCTGAGAAAATTCCAACCACACGATTGATGCATCCATGTTTATTACAAACTTCAACAGTATAGTTCTTAAAATCGTCTGttccaaatgaaaacaaaaacctGGTGCATACTGTTGTAATATTCACTCCATGAAATTCTAGATAACACTTACAAGTTGAGTTGTATGGCTCAACCAAAGCCTCGAACGTATGTATTTGGTTCGTCTTAATGATTGTTACTCTTATTTCAGATGAACTAAAAATGTTGAAGGCGGTATTTATTTCTTTTCCATATTGACCATAATGTGTTTTGTCATCTCCAAAAACAAACATCGGTTGACCTGAAACAAGGAAGATAAGAGAAACACAATACTACTGTATCATCAGTTTGGCATTCATGTGGaatgttcaaataaaaacaaatatagtatatGCCTGTTAAGAAACGAAATCATACAGGTtgcaaatgtacaaaaaaaagcaacattgattaaaaaaacaccattattttgtacatgtaattaCTTGTTTGGTGCCATaatacaagttattacttgtacatgtacaaatacaaTTTCGCAAGTAATTACTTGTTCAAATTTTATTGagaaaagataataacttgtacaattcattttttattgGCCTTTTTGTTGTTCACAACAAAATGTTCCTATTAAACaattaattcattatttatattCTCGTTTCTCCTGTGTGTGTTTGTGTTAAACTGATAGTCGAGATTCTgtttcaaaatatcatttatgtttttcccgtcgtgtatatgcatgaaatatttgccactgagaCTACACTAACAACCAATCAACCATGTAAGCATCCAATCCAATTAATCAGTCGATAACTTGATAATTGAAATTGACGCGAGTTTTTCACTTGATAATAGTTTTTATCTAATTGTTGTTCAATAGTCGAAGTGAAATCATGTAAATTTTTATATCAAAGGTTGTATTTTAATGTTTATGCTGGTTTTAATGGCGATGTAACTTTAAGTCTCATGTTATGCAATTTGCTATACAAATGTAATAGCACAATATGATTTTTAAGGAATTTGATATTGCATTCTCTGTAATGATTATTTTATTCCCATTATCAATCTATCAGTTAATATGAGAATACCTCCAAGACATTAAACTATCAAATAATTCTGTGTCGTTATGTTCATTTGCGTCACTGTTTGAAACTTAAACATCTGTTAAAAATCTTCAGGTTACATTTGATAAAGGTTCCTGTCTGGTGAATGTCATCTTAGTGTAGTGTCAGCAGACAGTAGATTCAATAATAAACTTTGTCAAGGAATAGATACTACTTAACAAATATGGTGTAAATTGTATTTCCtgtcataaatatataaaacatattaaattgTTTTGCCCTGAGAAAACACTTAACTATCTGGCGCGAAAGAAACCAACATGATAATCGAACTCTTGAGTCGAAAATAAACcaacaacgcaatggctaaaaaaaacaacaccaggCAAACAATTGTACTTGTTGTACACAAAGCGCATCATAGAA includes:
- the LOC139502551 gene encoding uncharacterized protein — protein: MLTLWISVLAIMTALIIGFRICVRLKNKMKGREKQATNISDSELRSDTRGESVENRLYQSADNLEATAVRNQSPNRYDVDVLSTVSTRSIVLTRNQEETTEQGFHDARLSQIGSPTLIYTEVVFEAAGSSTETQTRAFVHRAEDRTLYSEIDLLHRASESDDDDFMYVDGIEQFTLKNNKHAT